One Vibrio penaeicida DNA segment encodes these proteins:
- the nhaB gene encoding Na(+)/H(+) antiporter NhaB, with protein sequence MPMSLGNAFIKNFLGKAPDWYKLAIIAFLIINPIVFYFVDPFIAGWMLIIEFIFTLAMALKCYPLQPGGLLAIQAVAIGMTSPNQVYHELEANLPVLLLLVFMVAGIYFMKELLLFIFTKILLGVRSKVMLSVAFCFVSAFLSAFLDALTVIAVVISVAVGFYSIYHKVASGKGSQANHDHTSDDHLCEVTRDDLENYRSFLRSLLMHAGVGTALGGVMTMVGEPQNLIIADQASWQFGEFMIRMLPVTLPVFFCGLITCALVEKFKVCGYGTDLPASVRKILVDFDNEQRKRRNKQDIAKLVIQGLIALWLIIGLMFHLAEVGLIGLSVIILATAFTGVIEEHSLGKAFEEALPFTALLAVFFAVVAVIIDQELFKPVIDAVLALEGGQQMIMFYIANGLLSMVSDNVFVGTVYINEVKSALVEGIITRDQFDLLAVAINTGTNLPSVATPNGQAAFLFLLTSALAPLIRLSYGRMVIMALPYTFVLAIVGLFGIAFLLEPFTASFYEMGWISHHVGEAVSSSQGH encoded by the coding sequence ATGCCGATGTCACTCGGAAACGCGTTCATTAAGAACTTTCTAGGCAAAGCACCAGATTGGTACAAGCTTGCCATTATTGCCTTTCTTATTATTAACCCAATTGTATTTTACTTTGTAGACCCGTTCATTGCTGGTTGGATGCTCATCATCGAGTTTATCTTTACATTGGCTATGGCTTTAAAATGCTACCCACTTCAGCCTGGTGGTCTTTTAGCTATTCAAGCAGTTGCGATTGGGATGACCAGCCCAAATCAGGTTTACCATGAATTAGAAGCGAACCTTCCGGTTCTTCTCTTGTTAGTGTTCATGGTTGCGGGTATCTACTTCATGAAGGAGCTTTTGCTCTTCATCTTTACGAAGATACTGCTTGGTGTGCGCTCTAAGGTTATGCTGTCTGTAGCGTTCTGCTTTGTTTCTGCCTTCCTTTCAGCATTTCTTGATGCTCTAACGGTTATCGCCGTTGTAATTTCTGTGGCCGTTGGCTTCTATTCGATATATCACAAAGTCGCCTCAGGTAAGGGCTCTCAAGCTAACCACGACCACACTAGTGATGACCACTTGTGTGAAGTTACTCGTGATGACTTAGAAAACTACCGCTCATTTTTACGCTCTCTACTTATGCATGCTGGCGTCGGTACTGCTCTGGGCGGAGTAATGACGATGGTAGGTGAACCTCAAAACCTGATCATTGCAGACCAAGCAAGTTGGCAGTTTGGTGAGTTCATGATTCGCATGTTGCCAGTGACTCTACCTGTATTCTTCTGCGGACTTATTACCTGTGCTTTAGTTGAGAAGTTTAAAGTATGTGGCTACGGCACGGATTTACCTGCAAGCGTTAGAAAAATTCTAGTGGATTTCGATAACGAGCAACGTAAGCGCCGAAATAAACAAGATATTGCGAAACTTGTTATCCAAGGCTTAATTGCACTATGGCTTATCATTGGTCTGATGTTCCACTTAGCGGAAGTCGGTTTAATCGGCTTAAGTGTCATCATTCTAGCTACAGCATTCACAGGGGTTATTGAAGAGCACTCACTAGGTAAAGCATTTGAAGAAGCGCTGCCGTTTACCGCCCTTCTCGCTGTTTTCTTTGCTGTTGTTGCTGTCATCATCGACCAAGAACTGTTTAAGCCAGTAATCGATGCCGTACTTGCATTGGAAGGTGGTCAGCAAATGATCATGTTCTATATCGCGAATGGCTTGCTTTCTATGGTGTCTGACAATGTATTTGTCGGCACGGTTTACATCAACGAAGTTAAATCCGCACTCGTTGAAGGCATAATTACTCGTGATCAATTTGACCTACTAGCTGTCGCCATCAATACCGGAACTAACCTTCCTTCTGTCGCGACACCAAACGGTCAAGCTGCATTCTTGTTCTTGTTGACTTCAGCGTTAGCACCGCTTATTCGTTTGTCGTACGGCCGCATGGTTATCATGGCACTGCCGTACACCTTTGTTCTTGCTATTGTGGGTTTGTTCGGTATCGCATTCCTGCTTGAGCCATTTACGGCAAGTTTCTATGAGATGGGGTGGATATCTCATCATGTAGGCGAAGCGGTAAGTTCGTCACAAGGACATTAA
- the fadR gene encoding fatty acid metabolism transcriptional regulator FadR yields MVIKAKSPAGFAEKYIIESIWKGRFPPGSILPAERELSELIGVTRTTLREVLQRLARDGWLTIQHGKPTKVNQFMETSGLHILDTLMTLDADNATSIVEDLLAARTNISPIFMRYAFKANKETSLKTIQGVIDSCEQLLESDNWDTFVEASPYADKIRANVKDDNEKDEEKRQAILIAKTFNFYDYMLFQRLAFHSGNQIYGLIFNGLKKLYDRVGSYYFSNPEARDLALNFYKQLHEVCESGSRDQLPIVIRHYGLESAQIWNKMKVTLPTNFTEDDS; encoded by the coding sequence ATGGTTATAAAGGCAAAAAGCCCAGCAGGTTTTGCTGAGAAGTACATTATTGAAAGTATTTGGAAGGGGCGCTTCCCTCCTGGCTCTATCCTACCGGCGGAGCGCGAGCTTTCTGAATTGATTGGCGTAACAAGAACGACGTTAAGAGAAGTATTGCAGCGTCTTGCTCGTGATGGGTGGCTAACCATTCAGCATGGTAAACCGACCAAAGTTAACCAATTTATGGAAACCTCGGGTCTGCATATTCTAGATACGCTAATGACCTTGGATGCGGATAACGCAACCAGTATTGTTGAAGATCTTTTGGCTGCACGTACCAATATCAGCCCAATCTTTATGCGTTATGCCTTTAAAGCCAATAAAGAAACGTCGTTAAAGACAATTCAAGGTGTGATTGATTCGTGTGAACAACTATTAGAATCGGATAATTGGGATACGTTTGTTGAAGCGTCGCCTTACGCCGATAAAATTCGTGCTAACGTAAAAGATGACAACGAAAAAGATGAAGAAAAGCGTCAAGCTATTTTGATTGCCAAAACGTTCAACTTTTACGATTACATGTTGTTCCAACGTCTTGCCTTCCATTCCGGAAACCAGATCTACGGGCTTATCTTTAATGGTCTGAAGAAGTTGTATGATCGCGTCGGTAGCTATTACTTCTCTAACCCTGAAGCACGAGATCTTGCATTGAACTTCTACAAACAATTGCATGAAGTGTGCGAGTCTGGTTCTCGTGATCAATTACCGATTGTTATTCGCCATTACGGGCTTGAAAGTGCACAAATCTGGAATAAGATGAAAGTGACACTACCGACGAACTTTACCGAAGACGACAGTTAA
- the apbC gene encoding iron-sulfur cluster carrier protein ApbC, translated as MEQFQSKEALCQWLGQYRHPMLIDGWSQTPGIVSVLASGVIKIEIPFINKALQQSLKNWIEDQIKSSSIPAFEYNIVGNVKAMQTTVLAEVKGVKNIIAVTSAKGGVGKSTTAVNLAMALSVSGAKVGMLDADIYGPSVPIMLGTQGKKPDVRDNKWMQPVQAHGVYTNSIGYLVDEADAAIWRGPMASKALAQLLNETEWPDLDYLVIDMPPGTGDIQLTLSQQIPVTGSLIVTTPQDLALADARKGAAMFEKVDVPVLGMVENMSYHICSHCGEKEHIFGDGGASQMAQEFGLALLAQIPLHISVREDLDNGAPTVVSRPESPHSDIYRLLAETVVSRLYWQGKAKPDAISFVAV; from the coding sequence ATGGAACAATTTCAATCAAAAGAAGCCCTGTGCCAGTGGCTAGGACAATACCGACATCCAATGCTGATCGATGGATGGAGCCAGACTCCTGGAATTGTGTCTGTTTTGGCGAGTGGTGTGATTAAGATTGAGATTCCATTTATCAATAAAGCGCTGCAGCAAAGCCTGAAAAATTGGATTGAAGATCAAATTAAATCCAGTTCTATACCTGCTTTTGAATACAACATCGTAGGTAACGTAAAAGCGATGCAAACCACCGTGTTAGCGGAAGTAAAAGGTGTTAAGAATATCATCGCAGTTACGTCTGCTAAAGGAGGCGTAGGTAAGTCAACGACAGCCGTGAACTTGGCGATGGCGCTCAGTGTTTCTGGCGCGAAGGTTGGAATGTTGGATGCGGATATCTATGGTCCTTCCGTTCCTATTATGCTGGGCACTCAAGGGAAAAAGCCGGATGTCCGAGACAATAAATGGATGCAGCCCGTGCAGGCTCATGGGGTTTATACCAACTCAATTGGCTATCTTGTCGATGAGGCCGATGCCGCCATTTGGCGTGGTCCCATGGCTTCTAAAGCGTTAGCCCAACTGCTTAACGAAACAGAATGGCCGGATTTGGATTATCTTGTTATCGATATGCCACCAGGAACAGGTGATATTCAGCTTACGTTGTCGCAACAGATTCCAGTGACAGGTTCTTTGATAGTGACAACTCCGCAAGATCTTGCGTTAGCCGATGCACGAAAAGGGGCGGCTATGTTTGAAAAGGTCGATGTACCTGTATTAGGCATGGTTGAAAATATGAGTTACCACATATGCAGCCATTGTGGTGAGAAAGAACATATATTTGGTGATGGTGGCGCAAGCCAAATGGCTCAAGAGTTTGGTTTGGCGCTACTGGCACAAATTCCACTGCATATTTCCGTTAGAGAAGATCTTGACAATGGTGCGCCGACTGTTGTATCTCGCCCTGAATCACCTCATTCCGATATTTATCGCTTGCTAGCTGAAACCGTTGTAAGCCGTTTGTATTGGCAAGGTAAAGCCAAGCCAGATGCAATAAGTTTTGTGGCAGTGTAA
- the metG gene encoding methionine--tRNA ligase produces the protein MATDPKNLTTRKILVTCALPYANGSIHLGHMLEHIQADIWVRYQRLRGNTVNFICADDAHGTPIMLKAQQMGITPEEMIAAVSEEHQKDFAGFDISFDNYHSTHSEENRELASHIYLQLKKNGFISSRTISQLFDPEKEMFLPDRFVKGTCPKCKSDDQYGDNCDNCGETYSPTELIDPKSAVSGSTPIMKDSEHFFFDLPQFESMLKEWTRSGSLQSETANKMQEWFESGLQQWDISRDAPYFGFEIPGEKNKFFYVWLDAPIGYMGSFKNLCDKRDDLDFDEYWKKDSNAELYHFIGKDIVYFHSLFWPAMLEGSGFRKPNNVFVHGYVTVNGAKMSKSKGTFVKASTYLDHLDPECLRYYYAAKLNSRIDDLDLNLEDFTQRVNADVVNKIVNLASRNAGFITKRFEGKLSDDFAEPELYSEFVSAADRIAELYESREFSRAIREVTALADKANQYVDEKAPWVVAKEEGKDKELQDICSVGINLFRVLMTYLKPVMPALADRTEGFLNDELTWEGIAQPLTGHEITKFKALFNRIDPKKVEAMVEASKEVAAAEKAVAEKSQEAQTETELSKDPIADEIEFDDFAKVDLRIAKIVECEEVPKANKLLKLTLDIGGETRQVFSGIKSAYKPEDLVGKHTVMVANLKPRKMKFGMSEGMVLAAGPGGSDLWLLEPHEGAKPGMRVM, from the coding sequence ATGGCAACCGATCCAAAAAACCTTACTACAAGGAAAATACTGGTAACTTGTGCCCTACCGTATGCAAACGGTTCTATCCACCTTGGACATATGCTTGAGCATATCCAAGCGGATATCTGGGTTCGTTATCAGCGCCTTCGTGGCAACACTGTTAATTTCATCTGTGCAGACGATGCTCACGGCACGCCAATTATGCTTAAAGCACAACAGATGGGTATTACGCCAGAAGAGATGATCGCTGCTGTAAGTGAAGAGCACCAAAAAGATTTCGCTGGATTTGATATCAGCTTTGACAACTACCACAGCACGCATTCTGAAGAGAACCGCGAGCTGGCTTCTCACATTTACCTGCAGCTCAAGAAAAATGGTTTCATTTCCAGCCGTACAATTTCTCAGCTGTTTGATCCAGAGAAGGAAATGTTCTTACCAGACCGTTTCGTAAAAGGCACGTGCCCGAAATGTAAGTCTGATGACCAATACGGTGATAACTGCGACAATTGTGGTGAAACCTACAGCCCAACAGAGCTTATTGATCCGAAGTCTGCTGTATCGGGGTCAACCCCAATTATGAAAGACTCTGAGCACTTCTTCTTCGACCTGCCTCAATTTGAGAGCATGTTAAAAGAGTGGACTCGCTCTGGTTCGCTGCAATCTGAAACTGCCAACAAAATGCAGGAATGGTTCGAATCCGGTTTGCAACAGTGGGATATCTCTCGCGATGCGCCGTATTTCGGCTTTGAAATTCCAGGTGAGAAAAATAAATTCTTCTACGTTTGGCTAGACGCCCCTATCGGTTACATGGGTTCGTTCAAAAACCTATGTGACAAGCGTGATGATTTGGATTTCGACGAATACTGGAAGAAAGACAGCAACGCAGAGCTTTACCATTTCATCGGCAAAGACATTGTTTACTTCCACAGCCTATTCTGGCCAGCAATGCTAGAAGGATCTGGATTCCGCAAACCAAACAACGTATTCGTTCACGGTTACGTTACAGTGAACGGTGCGAAGATGTCCAAGTCGAAGGGGACGTTTGTCAAAGCAAGTACTTACCTTGATCACTTAGATCCAGAATGCCTGCGCTACTACTACGCTGCGAAGCTAAACAGCCGCATAGACGACTTAGATCTCAACCTTGAAGATTTCACTCAACGTGTTAACGCTGACGTCGTGAACAAGATTGTAAACCTAGCTTCTCGTAACGCTGGCTTTATCACGAAACGTTTTGAAGGCAAACTTTCAGATGATTTCGCTGAACCAGAACTCTATAGTGAGTTCGTATCAGCGGCAGATCGCATCGCAGAGCTGTATGAATCACGTGAATTTAGCCGTGCAATTCGTGAAGTGACGGCACTTGCCGATAAAGCCAACCAATACGTCGATGAAAAGGCACCTTGGGTTGTCGCTAAAGAAGAAGGCAAAGACAAAGAACTTCAAGATATCTGCTCCGTCGGTATTAACTTGTTCCGAGTTCTGATGACTTACCTAAAGCCGGTAATGCCAGCACTTGCCGATCGCACTGAAGGCTTCTTAAATGATGAGCTAACGTGGGAAGGCATTGCACAACCATTAACGGGCCATGAAATCACGAAGTTCAAAGCACTATTCAACCGAATCGATCCTAAGAAAGTAGAGGCGATGGTTGAAGCATCTAAAGAAGTAGCGGCAGCTGAGAAAGCCGTTGCTGAAAAATCTCAAGAAGCGCAAACAGAAACTGAGCTGAGCAAAGACCCTATTGCAGACGAAATCGAATTTGATGATTTCGCTAAAGTGGACTTACGCATTGCGAAAATCGTTGAGTGCGAAGAAGTGCCAAAAGCAAATAAATTGCTTAAGTTGACACTCGACATTGGTGGCGAAACGCGTCAAGTATTCTCAGGTATCAAGTCAGCCTACAAGCCGGAAGACCTTGTTGGTAAGCACACGGTTATGGTTGCAAACCTAAAACCTCGCAAGATGAAATTCGGTATGTCTGAAGGAATGGTTCTCGCAGCGGGTCCTGGAGGCAGTGATTTATGGTTACTTGAGCCGCATGAAGGTGCTAAACCTGGCATGCGAGTGATGTAA
- the murQ gene encoding N-acetylmuramic acid 6-phosphate etherase: MRDSNIDALIEREINSLTVDLSKRSTMEVLKTINAYDKTVAESIEQHLPSVEKAVDAIYMQLLNGGRIFYVGAGTSGRLAVLDSAECPPTFGTNPELVQSIIAGGLDAMLAAVEDVEDDEGMSIKNLKERNLESKDVVIGISASGRTPFSLSALEYANQLGCLTIAICTRGPSPMEKEAHIAIAPDVGAEVLNGSSRMKSGTAQKMLLGMISTTVMIRLGKVYNNQMIDLVANNEKLIYRAENIVASTCHIPLADAKAFLEKAEYRPRAAALMCLGNISYQQALTCIQNEFQTLEEQLLIAKQNYDQ; the protein is encoded by the coding sequence ATGCGAGATAGCAATATCGACGCGCTGATAGAAAGAGAAATTAATTCACTCACCGTTGATCTTTCTAAAAGAAGCACAATGGAAGTTCTCAAAACTATTAACGCCTACGACAAAACGGTTGCTGAGTCTATTGAGCAACATCTGCCATCTGTCGAAAAAGCCGTTGACGCAATTTATATGCAGCTACTCAATGGTGGCCGAATTTTTTATGTCGGTGCCGGTACGAGTGGTCGTCTGGCCGTTCTGGATAGTGCCGAATGTCCCCCTACCTTTGGCACTAATCCAGAACTGGTTCAGTCGATCATAGCTGGTGGGTTAGACGCAATGTTGGCAGCGGTAGAAGATGTTGAAGATGATGAAGGGATGTCAATAAAAAACCTGAAAGAGCGCAATCTCGAATCGAAAGATGTCGTGATTGGAATTTCCGCGAGCGGGAGAACGCCTTTTAGCTTGTCTGCACTGGAGTACGCCAACCAGTTGGGGTGTTTGACCATTGCTATATGTACACGTGGCCCCAGCCCGATGGAGAAAGAAGCGCATATAGCCATTGCTCCAGACGTGGGAGCGGAAGTGTTGAATGGCTCGTCTCGCATGAAGAGTGGTACTGCGCAAAAAATGCTGTTGGGGATGATCAGTACTACCGTAATGATTCGTCTTGGCAAGGTGTATAACAACCAAATGATCGATCTCGTCGCCAACAATGAAAAGCTGATTTATCGGGCAGAAAACATTGTAGCTTCGACTTGCCACATTCCTTTAGCCGATGCTAAAGCCTTTTTAGAAAAAGCAGAATATCGCCCACGTGCTGCGGCGCTAATGTGTTTGGGAAATATTTCATATCAGCAGGCACTGACCTGTATCCAGAACGAGTTTCAGACATTAGAAGAACAACTGCTGATTGCCAAGCAAAATTATGACCAATAA
- a CDS encoding CBM96 family carbohydrate-binding protein — MKTLCVLKKSTLAIFLGLAAIPTVVAMTTDALAEVSAPSTNEAEILNGVAQKMAAYIDENNEPTSDVGSWLIPVSEGGLFDPATGQWSDIDYVSSTRAALPVLEHLDRLLALAQCYTNTQCNQNSEPALLSVISAGMQQFADAQYSHQNWWFNYIGIPHPVGELLVYVKANNIPVTPSAYQALVNAKYLNARSHWSYGRGANAIDIAIANMYSGVVRENSERLSYYSNQALNEIGRSDIGINADKSFFAHGPMLNTNSYGWVLVMRTLQVESYTRDYYSMSSTSQNALESFMDQGMYPTFRGRYHDYLTGGRGGVSRENNLGRGFSTETLARLNPDRAAHFQLVNQVTSGQTSSDQMPYRGVKGYWNGDYLLKNEQSYQYSSLTHSTRTMAIEQGNGENLLGSLISMGSHSIRISGDEYYNIFPLWDWLKIPGVTGRQGQSMNQGWNSRGIAFSGVMSAANNAIMVHSQNKFGVTVKKANFVFSDAIVAMSSDVTSVEDGQVTTSLDQNWYRSGVTIGLTNGDSNTMTSGTQSYSGDQLSYLLHNGIAYLPLDNSMYHVNVEERTGQWTRVNASQSDRDITGTVFTSWIDHGNRPTNQTFSYAIYPAQTAASVSTLNPRDRFATYQEGDTLVAYDQRDDVLQLVLREAGQWSNGDFTLVSDKPGMYIVTNASSAQPTLYFADPNQTYGSASVSLFNSYGGASEQVLAPNYQQTNVSSVTLNMGDIAVQPDLVIDASDDTFVRFGSYSNDNYGSSNKLSVKADSNSSYRRHVLLKFPIDQVNISALNTATLELSVFNSGSSQPVVAYKVDDQAWEESSVTANSAPNSGDQIAAETNNNGVFRWDISQVLRDASSQGRATISIKLLVANSGQSNWITFNSKESTETGPVINIDYDPIVEQVNVVEDAYIQGGSSANTNFGQDARLIVKLDPNSSSYTRESVLKFPISHLNSSALNLAELSLQVKNIGQAMTLRVAEIDSSWSEGDVTYKNLNRGTSNPIASNLTTQDQVVSINITDLVIAALEQGKEQISLRLYSLEQGGNKYATFYSKDSAFEPPRLIISSY, encoded by the coding sequence ATGAAAACACTATGTGTATTGAAAAAAAGCACGCTCGCTATTTTTTTAGGGCTTGCAGCTATTCCAACAGTAGTAGCAATGACAACAGATGCCCTGGCCGAGGTAAGTGCGCCTAGTACAAATGAAGCCGAAATTCTCAATGGGGTTGCTCAGAAGATGGCTGCCTATATCGATGAGAATAATGAACCAACCAGCGATGTAGGATCCTGGTTGATCCCTGTATCAGAAGGAGGACTATTTGATCCCGCAACGGGGCAATGGTCAGATATTGACTACGTATCTTCAACCAGAGCAGCACTGCCCGTTCTTGAGCATCTGGATCGGCTTTTAGCACTGGCACAGTGTTACACCAACACTCAATGCAATCAAAATTCAGAGCCGGCGCTTCTTTCGGTCATATCTGCAGGAATGCAGCAATTCGCCGACGCACAATATAGCCACCAAAACTGGTGGTTCAATTATATTGGTATACCCCACCCAGTAGGCGAACTTCTGGTATACGTTAAAGCTAACAATATACCTGTCACTCCCTCCGCTTATCAGGCTTTGGTTAACGCAAAATATCTGAATGCCAGAAGTCACTGGAGTTACGGACGCGGAGCAAATGCAATAGACATAGCTATAGCAAATATGTATAGCGGAGTGGTTCGAGAAAACTCAGAGAGACTAAGCTACTACAGCAATCAGGCATTGAATGAAATCGGTCGCTCGGACATAGGAATCAATGCAGACAAGAGCTTTTTTGCTCACGGACCGATGCTCAACACTAATTCATATGGTTGGGTACTGGTTATGCGAACCTTACAGGTTGAATCGTACACACGTGACTACTATTCAATGAGTTCAACCAGCCAAAACGCGTTAGAAAGTTTTATGGATCAGGGGATGTACCCTACATTTCGGGGTCGATACCATGATTACTTAACAGGTGGACGTGGTGGTGTTTCGCGTGAAAATAATCTAGGTAGAGGATTTTCAACAGAAACGCTAGCGAGGTTGAACCCCGACAGGGCAGCACATTTCCAACTGGTGAACCAGGTAACAAGCGGGCAAACCTCTTCAGATCAAATGCCTTATCGAGGGGTCAAAGGGTACTGGAATGGTGACTACCTATTAAAAAATGAGCAGTCATATCAATACTCCTCTTTAACTCACTCAACAAGAACAATGGCTATTGAACAGGGAAATGGTGAAAACCTACTGGGATCTCTGATCTCTATGGGTTCTCACTCGATCCGAATATCTGGCGATGAATACTACAATATTTTCCCACTTTGGGACTGGCTGAAAATACCTGGCGTCACTGGTCGACAAGGTCAATCTATGAATCAGGGCTGGAATAGCCGAGGGATTGCTTTTTCCGGAGTAATGTCAGCGGCTAACAACGCCATTATGGTTCATAGCCAGAACAAATTTGGTGTGACAGTAAAGAAAGCAAACTTTGTATTTAGCGATGCTATCGTTGCCATGTCATCAGACGTTACCTCCGTTGAAGATGGTCAGGTAACCACTTCGCTTGATCAAAACTGGTATCGCAGTGGGGTGACTATTGGACTGACTAATGGCGACTCCAATACGATGACTAGCGGTACACAAAGTTACTCAGGTGATCAGCTGTCATACCTGCTCCATAATGGCATCGCTTACTTGCCTCTAGACAACAGCATGTATCACGTCAATGTGGAAGAACGTACTGGTCAATGGACCAGAGTGAATGCATCACAAAGTGATCGCGACATCACGGGAACCGTGTTTACCAGTTGGATAGATCATGGTAATCGCCCAACTAATCAAACTTTCAGTTACGCCATTTACCCTGCGCAAACAGCTGCGTCGGTATCCACGCTGAATCCCCGTGATCGGTTCGCAACTTACCAGGAAGGAGACACGCTTGTCGCGTATGATCAGCGAGACGACGTGTTACAGCTAGTCCTAAGAGAAGCCGGGCAATGGAGTAATGGTGATTTTACCTTGGTTTCTGATAAGCCTGGCATGTATATCGTAACCAACGCCAGTTCTGCTCAGCCTACGTTGTACTTTGCTGACCCCAATCAAACATATGGATCCGCTTCAGTTAGCCTTTTTAACTCGTATGGAGGCGCATCTGAACAAGTGTTGGCACCAAACTACCAACAAACAAATGTATCATCGGTTACTTTGAACATGGGGGATATAGCAGTACAACCAGACTTAGTTATAGATGCTTCAGATGATACTTTTGTTCGTTTCGGCAGCTATTCAAATGATAACTACGGCTCTTCAAACAAACTGTCTGTTAAAGCGGATTCGAATTCATCTTATCGTCGCCACGTACTTCTTAAGTTCCCGATAGATCAAGTTAATATCTCTGCTTTGAATACCGCGACACTTGAACTTTCTGTGTTCAATTCTGGAAGCTCGCAACCTGTTGTCGCATACAAAGTAGATGACCAAGCGTGGGAAGAGTCATCAGTGACGGCTAATTCAGCACCAAATTCAGGTGATCAGATTGCCGCAGAAACGAACAATAACGGAGTATTCAGATGGGACATTTCTCAAGTGCTTCGCGACGCTTCATCTCAAGGACGAGCAACCATCAGCATTAAATTGCTAGTAGCAAACAGCGGTCAAAGTAATTGGATTACTTTTAACAGTAAGGAAAGCACAGAAACAGGACCTGTCATTAACATTGATTATGACCCTATCGTTGAACAAGTTAACGTTGTTGAAGATGCTTACATTCAGGGAGGGAGTTCAGCCAACACTAATTTTGGTCAGGATGCACGCCTAATAGTAAAACTTGACCCTAATTCATCGAGTTACACTCGTGAGAGTGTGTTGAAGTTTCCTATCAGCCACTTGAATTCTTCCGCTTTAAATCTGGCAGAATTGTCTCTTCAAGTGAAAAATATTGGTCAAGCCATGACACTTCGGGTAGCGGAAATCGACTCAAGTTGGAGTGAAGGTGATGTGACTTATAAAAATTTGAACAGAGGGACATCTAATCCGATTGCGTCAAATCTAACCACCCAAGATCAAGTTGTTTCGATCAATATTACTGATTTAGTTATAGCTGCTCTTGAACAAGGCAAAGAACAAATCTCATTGAGGCTGTACAGTCTAGAACAAGGTGGCAACAAATATGCGACGTTCTACAGTAAAGATAGCGCTTTTGAACCACCAAGGTTAATCATCTCAAGCTACTAA
- the dsbB gene encoding disulfide bond formation protein DsbB — MNALYAIKQFSESRLSWLILLISIVALEATALYFQHVMMLAPCVMCIYERVAMMGVGFAAILGMLNPKNVIVRWLGFFGWGASAYKGLMLSLQHVDYQFNPSPFATCDIFVSFPEWAPLHEWMPSVFNAYGDCSKVVWQFLTLSMPQWLVVIFAGMLVALAVVVVSQFARKPRSLF; from the coding sequence TTGAACGCTTTATATGCAATCAAACAATTTTCAGAGAGTCGCCTGTCATGGCTTATTCTGCTGATTTCTATCGTGGCACTGGAAGCTACGGCTTTGTACTTTCAGCACGTTATGATGTTGGCTCCATGTGTAATGTGTATCTACGAGCGCGTTGCTATGATGGGAGTGGGCTTCGCGGCTATTTTGGGTATGCTAAACCCTAAAAACGTCATCGTTCGTTGGCTCGGATTTTTTGGATGGGGAGCCAGCGCTTATAAAGGCTTAATGCTTTCGCTACAGCATGTCGATTATCAATTTAATCCTTCCCCTTTTGCTACCTGCGATATTTTCGTCTCTTTCCCTGAATGGGCACCACTTCATGAGTGGATGCCATCAGTATTCAACGCATATGGCGATTGCAGTAAGGTTGTGTGGCAATTCCTAACACTGTCTATGCCTCAATGGTTAGTCGTTATTTTTGCTGGTATGTTAGTTGCGTTGGCGGTTGTGGTTGTTTCTCAATTCGCTAGAAAGCCAAGATCATTATTTTAA
- a CDS encoding YecA family protein, with amino-acid sequence MYQLISLPNGYDGENAYFYEGAVLAANFATQPLEPKKWLPEIQAEEIEKQIVDQINNQYASIKSSEYRPSEWANDKEAFADFSEGFMSVWAIIEEQWLESQVSDGTARMLQALLTTFMLGIDEEQTREQMKQAGVDNPPRLEELLPQLDIMTSEVAMAADELMTGAKSQSVNPYKTVGRNDVCPCESGKKFKKCCGR; translated from the coding sequence ATGTACCAACTGATTTCTCTGCCGAATGGTTATGATGGTGAAAATGCCTATTTTTACGAGGGTGCAGTGCTGGCTGCTAACTTCGCGACTCAACCGCTGGAACCCAAAAAATGGTTACCTGAAATACAAGCTGAAGAGATAGAGAAGCAGATAGTTGACCAAATAAATAACCAGTATGCGTCGATAAAGTCTAGCGAATATAGACCGTCTGAATGGGCGAATGATAAAGAAGCGTTTGCCGATTTCTCTGAAGGCTTTATGTCGGTGTGGGCTATCATTGAAGAACAATGGCTTGAATCACAAGTCTCTGACGGTACTGCGCGGATGTTACAAGCCCTGCTTACCACATTTATGTTGGGGATTGACGAAGAGCAAACCCGTGAGCAAATGAAACAAGCAGGGGTAGATAACCCCCCTCGATTGGAAGAACTATTACCGCAGTTGGATATTATGACTTCAGAAGTGGCGATGGCGGCTGATGAGCTAATGACTGGCGCTAAATCACAAAGCGTGAATCCATATAAAACCGTTGGAAGAAATGACGTGTGCCCGTGTGAAAGTGGCAAGAAATTTAAGAAATGTTGCGGTCGTTAG